Proteins from a genomic interval of Cyanobium sp. AMD-g:
- the tmk gene encoding dTMP kinase has product MSGRFLVLEGIDGCGKSTQIEALRAWLPLSGLMAPGARLVVTREPGGTALGQALRALLLRPPEGAAPCSLSELMLYAADRAQHVEECLRPALAAGDWVLSDRFSGSTAAYQGYGRGLPLATILQLEALATGGLAPDLTLWLDLPLAGSLRRRGDRPADRIEAAGEAFLQRVSDGFATLAGQRGWQRVEAGGPREAVTQLCCSLITEHLGGLGDGGHG; this is encoded by the coding sequence ATGAGCGGACGCTTCCTGGTGCTGGAGGGCATCGATGGCTGTGGCAAGTCCACCCAGATCGAGGCCCTGCGCGCCTGGCTGCCGCTCAGTGGCCTGATGGCTCCCGGCGCCCGGCTGGTGGTGACGCGCGAACCCGGAGGCACGGCCCTGGGTCAGGCCCTGCGCGCCCTGCTGCTGCGGCCGCCCGAGGGTGCTGCCCCCTGCAGCCTCAGTGAGCTGATGCTCTATGCCGCCGACCGGGCCCAGCACGTCGAGGAGTGCCTGCGTCCGGCCCTGGCGGCCGGCGACTGGGTGCTCAGCGATCGCTTCAGCGGCTCCACCGCCGCCTACCAGGGCTATGGCCGCGGTCTTCCCCTGGCCACGATCCTCCAGCTCGAGGCCCTGGCCACCGGTGGCCTGGCGCCCGACCTCACCCTCTGGCTCGACCTGCCCCTGGCCGGATCCCTGCGCCGCCGCGGTGACCGGCCCGCCGACCGGATCGAGGCCGCCGGCGAGGCCTTCCTGCAGCGGGTGAGTGACGGCTTCGCCACGCTGGCCGGCCAGAGGGGCTGGCAGCGGGTCGAGGCCGGCGGGCCCAGGGAGGCGGTCACGCAGCTCTGCTGCTCCCTGATCACAGAACACCTGGGCGGCCTGGGGGATGGGGGCCATGGCTGA
- a CDS encoding DNA polymerase III subunit delta': protein MAELFADLLGQPQAVGLLTAALERQRLPPAYLFVGAEGVGRRLAALRLLEGVLTGGTTGSVPLRRRLVEGNHPDLLWVEPTYLHQGRLVKASEAEALGLSRRSPPQLRLEQVREVTRFLARRPVEGGRSLVVLETAEAMAEAAANALLKTLEEPGHGLLILLTATPERLLSTIRSRCQSIPFARLTPALVRQVLERQPLAEGEPPGPVVDPPELLELAAGSPGALLRHRRVWQGLPEGLADRLLTLGREPMEALGLARDLSEALDGEQQLWLLDWWQMHLWRQRLEPAPLRRIEQLRSHLLAYVQPRLAWEVALLDLGR from the coding sequence ATGGCTGAGCTGTTTGCCGATCTGCTTGGCCAGCCGCAGGCGGTGGGGCTGCTGACGGCCGCCCTTGAACGCCAGCGGCTGCCGCCGGCCTACCTGTTCGTGGGGGCCGAGGGGGTGGGCCGCCGCCTGGCGGCCCTGCGCCTGCTGGAGGGGGTGCTCACCGGCGGAACCACCGGATCGGTGCCATTGCGGCGGCGCCTGGTGGAGGGCAACCACCCCGACCTGCTCTGGGTCGAGCCCACCTACCTGCACCAGGGCCGGCTGGTGAAAGCTTCCGAGGCCGAGGCCCTGGGCCTCAGCCGCCGCAGCCCCCCCCAGCTGCGCCTGGAGCAGGTGCGGGAGGTGACCCGTTTCCTGGCCCGCCGCCCGGTGGAGGGGGGCCGTTCCCTGGTGGTGCTGGAGACGGCCGAGGCGATGGCCGAGGCGGCCGCCAATGCCCTGCTCAAGACCCTCGAAGAACCTGGCCACGGCCTGCTGATCCTGCTCACGGCGACGCCGGAGCGGCTGCTGAGCACCATCCGCTCCCGCTGCCAGTCCATTCCCTTCGCCCGCCTGACCCCCGCCCTGGTGCGCCAGGTGCTGGAACGGCAGCCGCTGGCGGAAGGTGAACCGCCGGGGCCGGTGGTGGATCCACCCGAATTGCTCGAACTGGCCGCCGGCTCCCCCGGGGCCCTGCTGCGCCACCGGCGGGTCTGGCAGGGCCTGCCGGAGGGGTTGGCGGACCGGTTGCTGACCCTGGGCAGGGAGCCGATGGAGGCCCTGGGCCTGGCCCGTGACCTCAGCGAGGCCCTCGACGGCGAACAGCAGCTCTGGTTGCTCGACTGGTGGCAGATGCATCTCTGGCGCCAGCGCCTGGAGCCGGCGCCGCTGCGTCGCATCGAGCAGCTGCGCAGTCACCTGCTGGCCTACGTACAGCCCCGGCTGGCCTGGGAGGTGGCCCTGCTCGATCTGGGCCGCTGA